A portion of the Litorimonas taeanensis genome contains these proteins:
- the rpsA gene encoding 30S ribosomal protein S1, which produces MSNAQSMNPTTDDFASMFEASFETNSMEEGTVIKGIVTGIEKDAAIIDIGLKTEGRIDMREFFTPGEENTLKVGDEVDIYLERIENALGQAVLSRDKARREESWIKMAKFFEGEEPVKGAIVGRVKGGFTVDLGGINAFLPGSQVDIRPVRDVGPLMNETQPFMILKMDRSRGNIVVSRRAILEESRAEQRAELVGQLAEGETREGVVKNITDYGAFVDLGGIDGLLHVTDMSWRRVSHPSQVLNVGDTVKVKIVRINPETQRISLGMKQLQEDPWNIAAAKYTVGSRHTGTVTNIADYGAFIELEEGVEGLVHVSEMSWTKKNVHPGKIVSTSQEVDVEVLEVDQEKRRISLGIKQVQDNPWDSFTDRFPVGSTIKGEVRSVTEFGLFIGLDGDIDGMAHLSDLSWEKSGEEALQDYKKGDEVEAKILEVDIEKERISLGIKQLVKDTMPSGSAGVNRGTTVTCTVKEVNSGGIEVTFGEGDAEATAFIRKGDLSRERSEQRPERYAVGDKVDALITRVDRKTRTYSLSIKALEIAEEKEAVQQYGSADSGASLGDILGAALKGDN; this is translated from the coding sequence ATGAGCAATGCTCAATCAATGAATCCAACGACGGACGATTTTGCGTCTATGTTTGAAGCGTCTTTCGAGACGAATTCAATGGAAGAAGGCACCGTCATCAAAGGTATCGTAACAGGTATCGAAAAAGACGCAGCCATCATCGATATCGGTTTGAAAACTGAAGGCCGTATCGACATGCGTGAGTTTTTCACGCCCGGTGAAGAAAATACATTAAAAGTCGGCGACGAAGTCGATATCTATCTAGAGCGCATTGAAAACGCACTTGGTCAAGCTGTTCTATCTCGCGACAAAGCACGCCGTGAAGAAAGCTGGATTAAAATGGCGAAATTCTTTGAAGGCGAAGAGCCCGTTAAAGGGGCTATTGTTGGCCGTGTTAAAGGCGGCTTTACAGTTGACCTTGGCGGTATCAATGCCTTCTTGCCAGGTTCGCAAGTCGACATTCGTCCTGTACGTGATGTAGGCCCGCTGATGAATGAAACACAGCCTTTCATGATCTTGAAAATGGATCGTTCGCGCGGAAACATCGTTGTTTCACGCCGTGCTATTCTCGAAGAGAGCCGTGCAGAGCAGCGCGCAGAGCTTGTCGGTCAATTGGCTGAAGGCGAAACACGTGAAGGTGTTGTCAAGAATATCACTGATTACGGTGCATTCGTTGACCTTGGCGGTATTGATGGTCTTCTACATGTCACTGATATGAGCTGGCGCCGTGTTAGCCATCCTTCACAAGTCTTAAATGTTGGCGACACTGTCAAAGTTAAGATTGTCCGCATTAACCCAGAGACACAACGTATTTCTCTTGGCATGAAACAGCTTCAAGAAGATCCTTGGAATATCGCGGCTGCGAAATACACAGTTGGTTCACGCCACACTGGTACAGTCACAAATATTGCTGATTACGGTGCATTCATTGAATTGGAAGAAGGCGTCGAAGGTCTTGTTCACGTTTCTGAAATGTCTTGGACAAAGAAGAATGTACACCCAGGAAAAATCGTTTCTACTTCACAAGAAGTCGATGTCGAAGTTCTCGAAGTGGATCAAGAAAAGCGCCGTATCTCGCTTGGTATCAAGCAGGTTCAGGACAATCCTTGGGACAGCTTTACAGATCGTTTCCCTGTTGGTTCAACAATCAAAGGCGAAGTTCGCTCTGTCACTGAGTTTGGTCTCTTTATCGGTCTTGATGGCGATATTGATGGCATGGCTCACTTGTCTGACCTTTCTTGGGAAAAATCTGGCGAAGAAGCCCTTCAGGATTACAAAAAAGGCGACGAAGTCGAAGCTAAAATCCTTGAAGTTGATATCGAAAAAGAGCGTATCTCTTTGGGTATCAAGCAACTTGTCAAAGACACAATGCCTTCAGGTTCCGCTGGTGTAAACCGCGGCACGACTGTCACTTGTACAGTGAAAGAAGTGAATTCTGGCGGTATCGAAGTTACCTTTGGTGAAGGTGACGCAGAAGCGACAGCCTTTATCCGTAAAGGTGATTTGTCTCGTGAGCGTTCAGAGCAACGCCCAGAGCGCTATGCTGTTGGCGATAAGGTTGATGCCTTGATCACACGTGTTGACCGTAAGACACGTACATATTCACTCTCTATCAAAGCGCTCGAAATCGCTGAAGAGAAAGAAGCTGTACAACAATATGGCTCTGCTGACTCTGGCGCATCCTTGGGTGATATCCTTGGTGCCGCGCTGAAAGGCGACAACTAA